One region of Terricaulis silvestris genomic DNA includes:
- a CDS encoding translocation/assembly module TamB domain-containing protein, with protein sequence MTDAPDTPPPPKRKRRWLYPAVGVAIVASGAAIGIGPAAPYVVDHVADGARIWRLGNLKVDGVSGGWLGALRADHITIADEEGVWIEAHDVALNWAPQEILFGQVQLNRARASSIVMHRQPRLLAPRPPQGASLDVRISNIQIETIVLEEAAFGTPARFTADFAMDLQDKQIQSLALGLRREDSNDDRAVIVYQGSALYALSADIESLPGGIIARALGVSEQGVRATARGEGDLDTGRAQFDATIGETQLLTGASEWAQGRWSTTAHADLMALPALADIARRIGPSADVRLAGASDRTFMAHAETPFLAVDASGALDEEGQLDGGARIVATTTRLSDIAHESPFALGAARLEGELRRARGTTAIEGEFVAQDIDALGRRVSLRGPVSASLTDERFHLAAQLAAPEDAPALFAQARLRTELSYDRRRHRFELDEAELVGDALALDAQGWVNGGDGEFSGAWRVRRLEALTGELSGEAGGNWRAFAEDANGARVWTTAVEGQGARIGGSPAVVAQLLGATPRLDARLAYVNGGITVSHARVDGAQLRAGATGRIVRGNANLALEATARGPLSLGGAEIAGAVDATGQLTGRIARPALSARATLSSFTAGGVVVEQPIVDFTLAPSGNAYAGRAEVQGAARGQALTGIADVSIAGGALGLSNIDAQWGALTAQGSAAFASRGITADLDVNGGLDGIVPGVTGRLVGALALTPETVTLDAQIMDARSGDLRVRAATLRAHGPFDAIAAQFNLRGRLRQAPLAFEGTALLDAADETTLSVEGRGTLADADIFTRAPMRAAWRNSAIEAALNVAIEDGVVQAAWTERGRAISGTAQIEDAPLAPLAAIWGERASGRIDGRIALANNGSGLSGEADVTMDNARFAGRQRGTLDLHIVGDLDPGRLAAVVDATSTEGLVAHFEADAPVVTSVEPIRIALAPERRGRATWSVRGPAESLWTAARLPDQSLSGLLNGEGELAFGAGYLSGDGHIEIVDGRFEDKLTGITFVDLDARVAIDNRGVTIENFTAAGPRGGRLTATGGSDTSRQGRIVVTIQDMLVADRPDARARASGELTLAWEGLRSTMTGELNIDEADIDIAANPEAGIPTLDVIEVNRPGDFDDEEEEAPPLRTNATTDLNVRIRAPGRVFTRGRGVDAEWSLDLRLQGTSRDPRLYGQARSVRGTLALSGQPFEIEDARIVFNGDPLDAQIDMTAVRDTADLTARIRLIGTARDPEITFSSDPPLPEDEILPQVLFGRSMEDLSALEAAQLAASLAALSGRASLDLVDAARAAAGLDRFNVRQDEDGGFLVAGGVYLTRDVYVEVARTGLGQAQTRVEWTVRPRLVLITSFLGNGDQRVSLRWRRESD encoded by the coding sequence ATGACGGACGCGCCGGACACCCCGCCTCCTCCGAAGCGAAAGCGCCGCTGGCTCTATCCCGCTGTCGGCGTCGCCATCGTCGCCAGCGGCGCCGCGATCGGCATCGGACCGGCTGCGCCGTACGTCGTCGATCACGTCGCGGACGGTGCGCGAATTTGGCGGCTGGGAAATCTAAAGGTCGATGGCGTCAGCGGCGGCTGGCTTGGGGCGCTACGCGCCGACCACATCACGATCGCGGACGAAGAAGGCGTTTGGATCGAGGCGCACGACGTGGCGCTGAACTGGGCTCCGCAGGAGATTCTGTTCGGCCAAGTGCAGCTCAACCGCGCGCGCGCAAGCTCCATTGTCATGCACCGGCAACCGCGCCTGCTGGCGCCGCGGCCGCCGCAAGGCGCTTCGCTCGACGTGCGGATCAGCAACATTCAAATCGAAACCATTGTACTCGAGGAAGCAGCATTCGGTACGCCGGCGCGTTTCACCGCCGATTTCGCGATGGACCTGCAGGACAAGCAGATCCAGTCGCTGGCGCTCGGGCTGCGACGCGAGGACAGCAATGACGACCGCGCCGTCATCGTCTATCAGGGCAGCGCGCTTTATGCGCTTTCTGCCGACATCGAGAGCTTGCCCGGCGGCATCATTGCGCGCGCGCTGGGCGTGAGCGAGCAAGGCGTCCGCGCGACGGCGCGTGGCGAAGGCGACCTCGACACCGGCCGGGCTCAGTTCGACGCGACGATTGGCGAAACACAATTGCTGACGGGCGCCAGCGAATGGGCGCAAGGCCGTTGGTCCACCACCGCACACGCCGATCTCATGGCGCTGCCCGCGCTCGCCGATATTGCGCGCCGGATCGGACCAAGCGCCGATGTCCGCCTCGCCGGCGCATCGGATCGCACGTTCATGGCGCACGCGGAAACACCGTTCCTCGCTGTTGATGCCTCCGGTGCACTGGATGAAGAAGGTCAGCTCGATGGCGGCGCGCGCATCGTAGCGACGACGACGCGGCTTTCCGATATCGCACATGAATCACCCTTTGCGTTGGGCGCGGCGCGTCTGGAGGGTGAGTTACGGCGGGCGCGCGGGACAACGGCGATCGAAGGCGAGTTTGTCGCGCAGGACATCGATGCGCTCGGCCGGCGCGTTTCGCTAAGGGGCCCTGTCAGCGCCTCGTTGACAGATGAGCGCTTTCACCTCGCCGCGCAGCTCGCGGCGCCGGAGGATGCACCTGCCCTGTTCGCGCAAGCGCGTCTGCGCACCGAGCTGAGCTATGATCGCCGCAGGCATCGCTTTGAGTTGGACGAGGCGGAGCTTGTTGGTGACGCGCTCGCGCTTGATGCGCAAGGCTGGGTCAATGGCGGCGACGGCGAGTTCTCGGGGGCGTGGCGTGTGCGCCGGCTCGAAGCGTTGACAGGCGAACTCTCGGGCGAAGCGGGCGGCAACTGGCGCGCCTTTGCGGAGGACGCGAATGGCGCGCGCGTTTGGACGACAGCGGTGGAGGGACAAGGCGCACGCATTGGCGGCTCGCCGGCCGTTGTCGCGCAATTGCTTGGCGCCACGCCGCGTCTCGACGCGCGGCTGGCGTACGTAAACGGCGGCATCACAGTGTCGCACGCGCGCGTCGATGGCGCGCAACTGCGCGCCGGCGCGACGGGTCGCATTGTGCGCGGCAACGCCAATCTCGCACTCGAAGCCACGGCGCGCGGGCCGCTCTCGCTCGGCGGCGCGGAGATCGCGGGCGCGGTCGACGCAACGGGACAGCTGACCGGTCGCATTGCGCGGCCGGCGCTGTCCGCTCGCGCGACGCTTTCTAGCTTCACCGCCGGCGGCGTCGTTGTTGAGCAGCCGATTGTCGATTTCACGCTGGCGCCGAGCGGCAACGCTTATGCTGGGCGGGCCGAAGTGCAAGGCGCCGCGCGTGGCCAAGCGCTGACGGGAATCGCGGACGTCTCCATCGCCGGCGGCGCTCTTGGTCTCTCCAATATAGACGCGCAGTGGGGCGCGCTGACGGCGCAAGGCTCGGCGGCGTTTGCATCGCGCGGCATTACAGCTGATCTCGACGTCAATGGCGGGCTCGATGGAATCGTGCCGGGCGTCACCGGGCGCCTTGTCGGCGCGTTGGCGCTAACGCCCGAAACCGTCACGCTCGATGCGCAGATCATGGACGCCCGATCCGGTGACCTTCGTGTGCGCGCCGCGACGCTCCGCGCGCACGGGCCGTTCGACGCCATCGCGGCGCAATTCAATCTGCGTGGGCGGTTGCGGCAGGCGCCGCTTGCGTTCGAAGGCACGGCCCTGCTTGATGCGGCTGACGAGACGACGCTCAGCGTCGAAGGCCGCGGCACGTTGGCGGACGCCGACATTTTCACGCGCGCGCCAATGCGGGCCGCGTGGCGCAATAGCGCGATCGAGGCGGCGCTCAACGTCGCAATCGAGGATGGCGTCGTGCAGGCGGCGTGGACCGAGCGCGGACGCGCGATCAGCGGCACGGCGCAGATCGAAGACGCACCGCTCGCACCCCTCGCGGCGATCTGGGGCGAGCGCGCGTCTGGGCGCATCGATGGCCGGATCGCGCTCGCGAACAATGGCAGCGGCCTTTCCGGCGAGGCCGACGTCACAATGGACAATGCCCGCTTTGCCGGCCGCCAACGCGGCACGCTCGATCTGCACATCGTCGGCGATCTCGACCCCGGGCGCTTGGCGGCTGTCGTTGACGCAACATCGACGGAAGGTTTGGTCGCGCATTTCGAGGCGGATGCGCCAGTCGTCACCAGCGTTGAGCCGATCCGCATTGCGCTCGCGCCGGAGCGGCGCGGACGTGCGACCTGGTCGGTGCGCGGTCCGGCGGAAAGCTTGTGGACGGCGGCGCGACTGCCTGATCAATCGCTTTCTGGTCTGCTCAATGGCGAAGGCGAGCTTGCGTTCGGCGCCGGTTACCTCTCGGGCGACGGCCACATCGAAATCGTCGATGGCCGCTTCGAGGACAAGCTCACCGGCATCACGTTCGTTGATCTCGATGCGCGCGTCGCGATCGACAATCGCGGCGTCACGATCGAGAACTTCACTGCGGCTGGGCCACGCGGCGGCAGGCTCACCGCAACCGGCGGCAGCGACACGAGCCGCCAAGGTCGCATCGTTGTCACCATCCAGGATATGCTGGTGGCCGATCGCCCTGATGCACGGGCGCGGGCAAGCGGCGAGCTGACGTTGGCCTGGGAAGGTCTGCGCTCCACGATGACGGGTGAACTCAACATCGACGAAGCTGACATCGACATCGCCGCAAACCCCGAAGCCGGCATCCCGACGCTAGACGTGATCGAAGTGAACCGGCCCGGTGATTTCGACGACGAGGAGGAAGAAGCCCCGCCGCTGCGAACCAACGCGACAACCGATCTCAACGTCCGCATCCGCGCCCCGGGCCGGGTGTTCACGCGCGGGCGTGGCGTCGATGCGGAATGGTCGCTCGATCTCCGGCTGCAAGGAACCTCGCGCGATCCGCGCCTTTACGGCCAAGCACGCTCGGTGCGCGGTACGCTTGCGCTCTCGGGCCAGCCGTTCGAAATTGAAGACGCGCGCATCGTCTTCAACGGCGATCCACTCGACGCGCAGATCGACATGACGGCGGTGCGCGACACCGCCGATCTCACCGCGCGCATTCGCCTGATCGGCACCGCCCGCGATCCGGAGATCACCTTCTCCAGCGATCCGCCCCTGCCCGAGGACGAAATCCTGCCGCAGGTGCTGTTCGGCCGCTCGATGGAAGATCTCTCCGCGCTCGAAGCAGCGCAGCTTGCGGCGAGCTTGGCGGCGCTGAGTGGGCGCGCTTCGCTCGACCTGGTTGACGCGGCGCGCGCGGCGGCGGGGCTGGATCGCTTCAACGTGCGCCAGGATGAAGACGGCGGTTTCCTCGTCGCCGGCGGCGTCTATCTCACGCGCGATGTGTACGTCGAAGTCGCGCGCACCGGGCTTGGCCAGGCGCAAACCCGTGTGGAATGGACCGTACGTCCGCGCTTGGTGTTGATCACCAGCTTCCTGGGTAACGGCGATCAGCGCGTTTCGCTGCGCTGGCGGCGGGAAAGCGATTGA
- the rsfS gene encoding ribosome silencing factor: MKRAPAASRAGKAPREAVDRPARGIDVDAATRVVLTSLEDDKAEDILAIDIRGKSSFADMLVVASGRSARHVGALADHVMRKLKEAGVKDVRVEGLPQADWVLVDAGDVVIHLFRPEVRSFYNIEKIWSGNIGPDSALPS, encoded by the coding sequence ATGAAGCGCGCGCCGGCCGCGTCACGAGCCGGAAAAGCACCGCGTGAGGCTGTTGATCGGCCTGCCCGGGGCATTGATGTCGATGCGGCGACGCGCGTGGTGCTCACCTCGCTCGAGGACGATAAGGCCGAGGATATCCTCGCCATCGATATTCGCGGCAAATCATCCTTCGCGGACATGCTTGTGGTGGCCTCCGGCCGCTCGGCGCGCCACGTCGGCGCGCTGGCCGATCACGTCATGCGCAAGCTGAAGGAAGCAGGCGTGAAAGACGTGCGGGTCGAAGGCCTGCCGCAGGCGGATTGGGTGCTGGTGGATGCGGGAGACGTTGTCATTCACCTGTTCCGCCCCGAAGTTCGCTCGTTCTACAACATCGAGAAAATCTGGTCCGGCAATATCGGTCCCGACTCCGCCCTGCCGAGCTAA
- a CDS encoding divergent polysaccharide deacetylase family protein: protein MRLPPQRSAATAKPQRRFPKIDHRIAAFVACAVFALGAFGAVQLFGDPAAAGPRRVVSLEPGAASAATDAPRVSFSDAAEEGMDLEHFGLDELPQAGAEIGEIGADGQLRVSVVESPEATAGRPAASPLPRAPFAGMTESGPNGPLPIIAANGRTPGQAYARPFTRQTDRPMVAVVIGGLGFNARATTQAIDELPPEVTLSFVPYAQDLQTWIDRARARGHEVMLELPMEPFDPDADDTGPQTLLATASGQQNVSRLDQLLSRGAGYFGVTNYQGARFATSAQASTPVVQALRRRGLVFISSGIGQRTALSAEAQRAGLPSMAADRIIDVRREADAIDDQLLNLEALALQNQSAIGAGFAYPVTIEQVGRWANDVASRGYQLAPASAVLNARAARR from the coding sequence GTGCGCTTACCACCGCAACGATCCGCGGCGACGGCGAAGCCACAGCGCCGGTTCCCAAAAATCGATCACCGCATCGCGGCGTTTGTCGCATGTGCGGTGTTCGCGCTGGGCGCGTTTGGCGCGGTGCAATTGTTCGGCGATCCGGCAGCGGCCGGACCGCGCCGTGTGGTTTCACTTGAACCCGGCGCCGCATCCGCCGCGACGGACGCACCGCGCGTTTCATTTTCGGATGCGGCCGAAGAAGGCATGGACCTCGAACACTTCGGCTTGGACGAACTTCCCCAAGCCGGCGCCGAGATCGGTGAGATCGGCGCTGACGGTCAGCTGCGGGTCTCCGTTGTGGAATCCCCGGAAGCGACGGCGGGACGCCCCGCAGCGTCGCCTCTGCCGCGCGCGCCGTTCGCCGGCATGACCGAGAGTGGGCCGAACGGGCCATTGCCGATCATCGCCGCGAACGGACGCACGCCGGGTCAAGCTTACGCACGGCCGTTCACGCGTCAGACCGATCGGCCAATGGTGGCTGTCGTCATCGGCGGCCTCGGCTTCAACGCGCGCGCAACGACGCAGGCGATCGACGAACTGCCGCCGGAGGTGACGCTCTCGTTCGTGCCCTACGCTCAGGATCTGCAAACCTGGATCGATCGCGCGCGGGCGCGCGGCCACGAGGTGATGCTCGAACTGCCGATGGAGCCGTTCGACCCTGACGCGGACGATACCGGTCCGCAAACGCTGCTCGCAACGGCTTCGGGGCAGCAGAACGTGTCGCGCCTCGACCAATTGCTCTCGCGCGGCGCGGGATATTTCGGCGTCACCAATTACCAGGGCGCGCGGTTTGCAACTTCGGCGCAGGCGTCCACTCCGGTTGTGCAAGCGCTGCGGCGGCGTGGCCTCGTCTTCATCTCCTCCGGCATCGGTCAACGCACAGCGCTTTCCGCCGAAGCGCAACGCGCGGGGCTTCCGAGCATGGCGGCGGATCGCATCATCGACGTGCGCCGCGAAGCCGATGCGATCGACGATCAATTGCTCAATCTTGAAGCGCTCGCGCTGCAGAATCAGAGCGCAATCGGCGCGGGTTTCGCGTATCCCGTGACGATCGAGCAGGTCGGCCGCTGGGCCAATGACGTCGCATCGCGTGGCTATCAACTTGCCCCCGCGTCGGCCGTGCTCAATGCACGCGCCGCGCGCCGATGA
- the obgE gene encoding GTPase ObgE: MKFLDQTKIYIRSGNGGAGAVSFRREKFIPFGGPDGGDGGKGGDVWIESVDGLNTLIDYRYQQHFNGKTGGHGMGQNRHGADGETITLRVPTGTQVLEEDKETLIADLSKAGMRILLARGGNGGFGNNYFKSSVNQAPRHANPGLDGEERTLWLRLKLIADAGLVGLPNAGKSTFLRSVSSATPKVADYPFTTLHPHLGVVTIGQGERFVMADLPGLIEGAAEGTGLGTRFLGHVERCVALVHLIDATAESATEAYRTVRAELEAYGEGIADKPEIVALNKIDALTPAEANRKRSALSRAIGKEVRLVSGVSGAGVRELVNEIAAMLRERRIEEAPEQKEEPQSDWAP, from the coding sequence ATGAAATTCCTCGACCAAACCAAGATCTACATCCGCTCCGGCAACGGCGGCGCGGGCGCGGTCTCGTTCCGGCGCGAGAAGTTCATTCCGTTCGGCGGCCCGGATGGCGGCGACGGCGGCAAAGGCGGCGATGTCTGGATTGAGTCCGTCGACGGCCTCAACACGCTGATCGACTACCGCTACCAACAGCACTTCAACGGCAAGACCGGCGGCCACGGCATGGGTCAGAACCGCCACGGCGCCGACGGCGAAACCATTACGCTACGGGTTCCGACCGGCACGCAGGTGCTGGAGGAAGATAAGGAAACGCTGATCGCGGATTTATCGAAGGCGGGCATGCGTATCCTGCTCGCGCGCGGCGGCAATGGCGGCTTCGGCAACAACTATTTCAAATCCTCGGTGAACCAAGCGCCGCGCCACGCCAATCCCGGCCTCGACGGCGAAGAGCGTACGCTGTGGCTGCGGTTGAAGCTGATCGCTGATGCGGGGCTTGTCGGTTTGCCGAACGCTGGCAAGTCGACGTTTCTGCGCTCGGTGAGTTCGGCAACGCCGAAGGTCGCCGACTACCCGTTCACGACCTTGCATCCGCATCTGGGCGTAGTGACCATCGGCCAAGGCGAACGCTTCGTGATGGCGGATCTCCCCGGCTTGATCGAAGGCGCAGCGGAAGGCACCGGCCTCGGCACGCGCTTCTTGGGACACGTCGAGCGCTGCGTTGCTTTGGTGCACTTGATCGACGCCACTGCTGAAAGTGCAACGGAAGCCTACCGCACCGTTCGCGCTGAGCTCGAAGCATACGGCGAAGGCATCGCCGACAAGCCCGAGATCGTCGCGCTCAACAAGATCGACGCGTTGACGCCGGCCGAAGCCAATCGGAAACGCTCAGCGCTATCTCGCGCGATTGGCAAAGAGGTGCGCTTGGTCTCCGGCGTGTCCGGCGCCGGCGTGCGCGAGCTGGTGAACGAGATCGCCGCAATGCTGCGCGAGCGCCGTATCGAAGAAGCGCCAGAGCAAAAAGAAGAACCGCAATCGGATTGGGCGCCCTAG
- a CDS encoding tellurite resistance TerB family protein codes for MFWAQRYQLSGPAAVALRLEGEAAEAAASDLYRFTSLIKKGVPHEERQAVLEAMWRVILADSHREMHEEALMRRITDLLGLDSRDSVEARRRAGLS; via the coding sequence ATGTTCTGGGCGCAACGCTATCAGCTTTCCGGACCTGCCGCCGTTGCGCTTCGCCTTGAGGGCGAAGCGGCAGAAGCGGCGGCGAGCGATCTCTACCGTTTTACGTCCTTGATCAAGAAGGGCGTGCCGCACGAAGAGCGCCAGGCGGTTCTTGAAGCGATGTGGCGCGTCATCTTGGCGGATAGTCACCGCGAAATGCACGAAGAAGCGCTGATGCGCCGGATCACCGATCTGCTGGGTCTCGACTCACGCGATAGCGTCGAAGCGCGCCGCCGCGCAGGCCTAAGCTAG
- a CDS encoding S41 family peptidase, which produces MRIAWIAAPVAGMAALVGALAWSAPEDNSRGDVYRQLELFADVLARVEQDYVTPIDEQEAMEAAINGMLASLDPHSSYMDPTDYRDMQTQTRGEYGGLGIEVTSEEGVVRVVSPIDGTPAARAGIQAGDFLTAIDGESIVGLTLNDAVRRMRGESGTQIVVTVAREGTEPFDVTLTREIINVRAVTARVDGEIGIIRISTFNERTGSMLQDAIRQVKREAVGGLRGVVVDLRNNPGGLLDQSIEVSDAFLDGGEVVSTRGRQAEDIQRYNARRGDDLAGVPVVVLINGASASAAEIVAGALQDRNRALIVGTDSFGKGSVQTVIPLQGGRDGALRLTTARYYTPAGRSIQGAGITPDMEVAARRMTAEDVARLQRIGLSEADLPHALDNESGAQRRAVHMPEDQPPENWTEGEDYQLSRALTFLRQGTVAERLRARDQSAARAGR; this is translated from the coding sequence ATGCGGATTGCTTGGATTGCGGCGCCGGTTGCCGGCATGGCTGCTCTGGTTGGCGCGCTGGCTTGGTCGGCCCCCGAGGATAATTCCCGCGGCGATGTTTACCGTCAGCTCGAACTGTTCGCCGACGTGTTGGCTCGCGTTGAGCAAGATTACGTGACCCCAATCGACGAGCAGGAAGCGATGGAAGCGGCCATTAACGGCATGCTGGCCTCGCTCGACCCCCACTCCTCCTACATGGATCCGACCGACTACCGGGACATGCAGACCCAAACCCGTGGCGAATACGGCGGCCTCGGCATTGAAGTGACGTCAGAAGAAGGCGTCGTCCGCGTCGTCTCTCCGATCGACGGCACGCCTGCCGCCCGCGCAGGCATCCAAGCCGGCGATTTCCTGACCGCGATCGACGGCGAATCCATCGTCGGCCTCACCCTGAATGATGCCGTCCGCCGCATGCGCGGCGAGTCGGGCACGCAGATTGTCGTCACCGTGGCGCGCGAGGGCACCGAGCCCTTCGACGTGACGCTGACCCGCGAAATCATCAACGTCCGCGCGGTTACCGCGCGCGTCGATGGCGAGATCGGCATCATCCGCATCTCCACCTTCAACGAGCGCACCGGCTCGATGCTCCAGGACGCGATCCGCCAAGTGAAGCGCGAGGCCGTTGGCGGCCTGCGCGGCGTGGTCGTCGATCTGCGCAACAACCCGGGCGGCCTGCTCGATCAATCGATTGAAGTGTCCGACGCGTTCCTCGATGGCGGCGAAGTGGTTTCGACCCGCGGCCGTCAAGCCGAAGACATCCAACGTTACAACGCGCGCCGCGGCGACGACCTCGCCGGCGTGCCGGTGGTTGTGCTGATCAACGGCGCGAGCGCCTCGGCGGCGGAAATCGTTGCGGGCGCGCTGCAAGACCGCAATCGCGCGCTCATCGTCGGCACCGACTCGTTCGGCAAAGGCTCAGTGCAAACCGTGATTCCGCTGCAAGGCGGCCGTGACGGCGCGCTGCGCTTGACCACCGCGCGCTACTACACGCCGGCTGGCCGCTCGATCCAAGGCGCTGGCATCACGCCGGACATGGAAGTCGCGGCGCGCCGTATGACGGCCGAGGATGTCGCCCGCCTGCAACGCATCGGCCTCAGCGAAGCCGATCTGCCGCATGCGCTCGACAATGAATCGGGCGCGCAACGTCGCGCGGTGCACATGCCGGAAGACCAACCGCCGGAAAACTGGACCGAGGGCGAAGACTATCAGCTCTCGCGCGCGCTGACGTTCCTGCGTCAAGGCACCGTGGCGGAACGTCTACGCGCACGCGACCAATCCGCGGCGCGCGCCGGGCGTTAA
- a CDS encoding murein hydrolase activator EnvC family protein encodes MARGAKRARALIACALIALTVQGTADAQTTRTAAQAERDRRTEAARAERLRAQANTARGEVRALDTRLTESGRRRSEAEAAATAAEERLAVLQTQITADALRQQRSRAALERALISAAFAQRRIEPGAVRSTVFARAVAPAINQDQRRASATLAEARANEEAISTERSILADAQAAIDAERAEIVTLLARRRATQAQLVNDATAAERRVRALAAEARNLRELAARVQPASTARRSGGSTGATSIPAAWLAPAEGRIVRGYGVRQGAGPASQGVSVTTRANAQVVSPASGEVAYAGVFRSYGQVLILNLDGGYAVVLTGLETISARVGERVRAGQPVGEMSANASPAPELYVEVRREGQPVDPGRWLTARGLAADQNVRAG; translated from the coding sequence ATGGCTCGAGGCGCAAAACGCGCCCGCGCCCTTATCGCGTGCGCGCTAATAGCGCTCACGGTGCAGGGAACGGCTGACGCCCAGACGACACGCACGGCTGCTCAGGCCGAACGCGACCGCCGCACCGAGGCGGCGCGCGCCGAGCGTTTGCGCGCACAAGCCAACACCGCGCGCGGCGAAGTCCGCGCCCTGGACACGCGCCTCACAGAATCCGGCCGCCGGCGTTCTGAAGCCGAGGCCGCGGCCACGGCCGCCGAAGAACGTCTCGCGGTGCTGCAGACCCAGATTACCGCGGACGCGCTTCGCCAGCAGCGCTCGCGCGCCGCCCTTGAACGCGCGCTGATCAGCGCCGCGTTTGCGCAACGCCGAATCGAACCCGGCGCCGTGCGCTCAACCGTTTTCGCGCGCGCCGTGGCGCCGGCCATTAACCAAGATCAGCGCCGCGCCAGCGCAACGCTCGCCGAGGCGCGCGCCAATGAAGAAGCGATCTCAACCGAACGCTCCATTTTGGCTGACGCGCAGGCGGCGATCGACGCCGAGCGCGCCGAGATCGTCACCCTGCTCGCGCGCCGCCGCGCCACGCAGGCGCAATTGGTCAACGACGCGACCGCCGCCGAACGCCGCGTCCGCGCCCTCGCTGCCGAAGCGCGCAACCTGCGGGAACTGGCGGCGCGGGTGCAGCCAGCCTCCACCGCGCGGCGTAGCGGCGGTTCCACCGGCGCAACCTCGATCCCCGCCGCTTGGCTCGCGCCGGCGGAAGGCCGGATCGTGCGGGGTTACGGCGTTCGCCAAGGGGCGGGGCCTGCTTCACAAGGCGTTTCAGTCACCACACGCGCCAATGCGCAGGTGGTTTCTCCCGCATCCGGCGAAGTGGCCTATGCCGGTGTGTTTAGAAGCTACGGCCAAGTCTTGATCCTGAACCTGGACGGTGGTTACGCTGTCGTCCTCACCGGGTTAGAAACCATCTCAGCGCGCGTGGGTGAACGGGTGCGTGCGGGGCAGCCGGTTGGCGAAATGTCAGCCAATGCCTCTCCGGCGCCGGAATTGTATGTAGAAGTGCGTCGGGAAGGCCAGCCGGTCGATCCGGGGCGCTGGCTCACCGCACGAGGGCTTGCTGCAGACCAAAACGTGCGGGCTGGTTAG
- the rlmH gene encoding 23S rRNA (pseudouridine(1915)-N(3))-methyltransferase RlmH, translated as MRLLIAAVGKLRDAPEAALSADYIERAANAGRQIGFKSVDIVEVEAKPSGDSRGEAGALFRATPDDARKILLDERGAEWTSRQLAEKLARWRDDGLPCATFWIGGADGVSQSVKDNADEKLAFGRQTWPHRLVRVMIAEQVYRALTILCRTPYHRD; from the coding sequence TTGCGCCTGCTGATCGCGGCGGTGGGCAAACTGCGCGACGCGCCGGAAGCGGCGCTGAGCGCGGACTACATCGAACGCGCCGCCAACGCCGGCCGGCAGATCGGATTCAAATCCGTCGATATCGTCGAAGTGGAAGCCAAACCCTCCGGCGATTCACGCGGCGAAGCCGGCGCCCTCTTCCGCGCAACACCCGATGATGCGCGCAAAATTCTGCTCGATGAGCGCGGCGCCGAATGGACGTCGCGCCAGCTCGCCGAAAAGCTCGCGCGTTGGCGCGATGACGGGTTGCCGTGCGCTACATTCTGGATTGGCGGCGCTGACGGCGTTTCGCAAAGCGTTAAGGATAACGCTGATGAAAAGCTCGCTTTTGGCCGTCAAACTTGGCCGCATCGCTTGGTTCGGGTGATGATTGCAGAGCAAGTTTACCGGGCTCTGACCATTTTGTGTCGTACTCCCTACCACCGAGACTGA
- the nadD gene encoding nicotinate (nicotinamide) nucleotide adenylyltransferase — MMRDLPLAFPGMKVGLFGGSFDPAHEGHAHVAETALKRLGLDKVWWLVSPQNPLKPKSSPFEQRVASARGQAHGRKMEVTDIEQRLGCAFTYQTLRALKRLYPGVEFFLVMGADNLANFRKWRNWREVAKSVPVVVVSRPGTSPADRLCAPKDWIFLNARFNRQSSTALRKPKRAAVAKPRRK, encoded by the coding sequence ATGATGCGCGACCTACCTCTCGCCTTTCCAGGCATGAAAGTCGGCCTGTTCGGCGGCAGTTTCGATCCCGCACACGAAGGTCATGCGCACGTGGCCGAGACCGCGCTGAAGCGCTTGGGTCTCGACAAGGTGTGGTGGCTGGTTTCGCCGCAAAATCCGCTGAAGCCGAAATCGTCGCCGTTCGAGCAGCGCGTCGCATCAGCGCGCGGCCAAGCGCATGGGCGCAAGATGGAGGTGACGGATATCGAGCAGCGGCTCGGCTGCGCCTTCACCTACCAGACGCTCCGCGCCCTCAAGCGGCTCTATCCTGGGGTGGAGTTCTTTTTGGTCATGGGCGCCGACAATCTGGCCAACTTCCGCAAATGGCGAAATTGGCGCGAGGTGGCGAAATCGGTCCCCGTGGTCGTCGTGTCCCGGCCAGGCACGAGCCCGGCCGACCGGCTATGCGCCCCAAAAGACTGGATTTTCCTGAACGCTCGCTTCAACCGGCAATCTTCCACAGCGCTCCGAAAGCCCAAGCGGGCGGCGGTGGCGAAACCCAGGCGGAAGTGA